The following proteins come from a genomic window of Pyxidicoccus sp. MSG2:
- a CDS encoding HpcH/HpaI aldolase/citrate lyase family protein, which yields MMFTRYCRSILFTPALAVDRFARGQQSGADISLVDLEDSVAASHKDAARQHAEAFFSAPRSSSSRLAVRINAVTRPDGLRDLLALRNYAVKPEAVLVPKVESPRDLEIVEQVLGPACAKVDLLALVETPRGVENVHAIACATPRLKALVFGSADFSFSIGASLSWDPLHYARSRLVTAARAANVQVVDSPLFDMADVEGLRHECQLARSMGFSGKAAVHPRQVEIINQAFSPDENTLRKARKIVTESQARDFNICVVEGTMMGAPFVEAAKRTLEEFGPQEG from the coding sequence ATGATGTTCACCCGGTATTGCCGCTCCATCCTGTTCACCCCGGCGCTGGCCGTGGACCGTTTCGCACGGGGGCAACAGTCCGGCGCGGACATCAGTCTGGTGGACCTGGAGGACTCCGTGGCGGCCAGCCACAAGGACGCGGCGCGGCAGCACGCGGAGGCGTTCTTCTCCGCCCCGCGCAGCTCGTCCAGCCGCCTGGCCGTCCGCATCAACGCCGTCACCCGTCCCGACGGGCTGCGGGATCTTCTCGCCCTGCGCAACTACGCCGTCAAGCCCGAGGCGGTGCTCGTCCCCAAGGTGGAGTCGCCACGAGACCTGGAGATCGTCGAGCAGGTGCTCGGCCCCGCGTGCGCGAAGGTGGACCTGCTCGCCCTGGTGGAGACACCTCGAGGGGTGGAGAACGTCCACGCCATCGCCTGCGCGACGCCGAGGCTCAAGGCGCTCGTGTTCGGCTCGGCGGACTTCTCCTTCAGCATCGGCGCGTCGCTCTCCTGGGATCCCCTGCACTACGCACGCTCCCGGCTCGTCACCGCGGCGCGCGCCGCCAACGTGCAGGTCGTGGACTCGCCGCTGTTCGACATGGCGGACGTGGAGGGCCTGCGCCACGAGTGCCAACTGGCCCGGAGCATGGGCTTCAGCGGCAAGGCCGCCGTCCACCCGCGCCAGGTGGAGATCATCAACCAGGCCTTCTCCCCGGACGAGAACACCCTGCGCAAGGCGCGGAAGATCGTCACGGAGAGCCAGGCCCGCGACTTCAACATCTGCGTGGTGGAGGGGACCATGATGGGTGCCCCGTTCGTCGAGGCGGCGAAGCGCACCCTCGAGGAGTTCGGCCCCCAGGAGGGCTGA
- a CDS encoding LysR family transcriptional regulator: protein MKRIDPAALSPFLAIATHRSFRKAAVELGVSPSALSHALNGIEERLGVRLVNRTTRSVALTEAGERLFERIRPAFRDITDALEDLNSFRGQPMGTLRINAALQSAQLALMPIVTRFLRAYPDVRVDLVVEDALTDIVAAGFDAGVRLGESLEADMLAVPIVPRIRSAVVGSPEYFERHARPKVPQDLRALPCIRYRFLSGALYRWEFERGTEEVSIEVDGPLSVTEQNLMVDAALEGVGLAYVFEPRVTELIAQGRLVRVLEDWCPSYPGFFLYYPSRRQLPAALRAFVDFARAPAPGRAG from the coding sequence ATGAAGCGCATCGACCCGGCGGCCCTGTCCCCCTTCCTGGCCATCGCCACGCACCGCAGCTTCCGGAAGGCGGCGGTGGAGTTGGGAGTGTCGCCCTCGGCGCTGAGCCACGCGCTGAACGGCATCGAGGAGCGCCTGGGCGTGCGTCTGGTCAATCGCACCACGCGGAGCGTGGCGCTGACGGAAGCAGGCGAGCGCCTGTTCGAGCGCATCCGTCCCGCCTTCCGCGACATCACCGACGCCCTCGAGGACCTGAACAGCTTTCGCGGCCAGCCCATGGGCACGCTGCGCATCAACGCGGCGCTGCAGTCCGCCCAACTGGCGCTCATGCCCATCGTCACCCGCTTCCTGCGGGCGTACCCGGACGTGCGCGTCGACCTCGTGGTGGAGGACGCGCTGACGGACATCGTCGCCGCGGGCTTCGACGCCGGGGTGCGCCTGGGCGAGAGCCTCGAAGCGGACATGCTCGCGGTGCCCATCGTTCCCCGCATCCGGTCCGCCGTCGTGGGCTCGCCGGAGTACTTCGAGCGGCATGCCCGGCCGAAGGTGCCGCAGGACCTGCGAGCCCTGCCCTGCATCCGCTACCGCTTCCTCAGCGGCGCCCTCTACCGGTGGGAGTTCGAGCGGGGCACCGAGGAGGTCAGCATCGAGGTCGACGGCCCGCTGAGCGTCACCGAGCAGAACCTGATGGTGGACGCGGCGCTGGAGGGCGTGGGCCTGGCCTATGTCTTCGAGCCGAGGGTGACCGAGCTGATTGCGCAAGGCCGCCTGGTGCGCGTGCTGGAGGACTGGTGCCCCTCCTACCCGGGGTTCTTCCTCTACTACCCCAGCCGCCGCCAGCTCCCGGCCGCGCTCCGCGCCTTCGTCGACTTCGCGAGGGCGCCCGCGCCGGGCCGGGCGGGCTGA
- a CDS encoding pirin family protein — protein sequence MSQQKSPQQQEAVLRVEPLGMPWRTPDPFLFCVHHDDRYPAGNERLGPSASLAGRNLGQDFDGRDGWNMYHGTVVPGFPQHPHRGFETVTVVRNGLLDHSDSLGAAARFGGGDVQWLTAGAGINHSEMFPLLKRDTPNPVELFQIWLNLPRANKLVEPHFSMLWNHVIPKHVAKDEAGRTTEVTVVAGRLGDTKAPPPPPKSWAAHADADVAIWTLKLAPGARWTLPAAARGSNRMLYFFLGSGLRVAGRAIAPSHSIELRADVDVELENGADVTELLLLQGRPIGEPVVQYGPFVMNSRQEIQQAFADYQRTGFGGWPWPSNDPVHAREEGRFARHADGRLERPV from the coding sequence ATGAGTCAGCAGAAGAGTCCGCAGCAGCAGGAAGCCGTCCTCCGTGTCGAGCCGCTCGGGATGCCGTGGCGGACGCCGGACCCGTTCCTCTTCTGCGTGCACCACGACGACCGGTACCCGGCGGGCAACGAGCGCCTGGGGCCGTCCGCATCGCTCGCGGGCCGAAACCTGGGCCAGGACTTCGACGGGCGGGACGGCTGGAACATGTACCACGGCACGGTGGTGCCCGGGTTCCCCCAGCACCCGCACCGGGGCTTCGAGACCGTCACCGTCGTCCGTAACGGACTGCTCGACCACTCCGACTCGCTCGGCGCGGCGGCGCGCTTCGGCGGGGGTGACGTGCAGTGGCTCACGGCCGGCGCGGGCATCAACCACTCGGAGATGTTCCCGCTGCTGAAGCGTGACACGCCGAACCCGGTGGAGCTGTTCCAGATCTGGCTCAACCTGCCGCGCGCGAACAAGCTCGTGGAGCCGCACTTCTCCATGCTGTGGAATCACGTCATCCCCAAGCATGTCGCGAAGGACGAGGCGGGACGCACCACGGAAGTCACCGTGGTCGCCGGCCGGCTCGGGGACACGAAGGCGCCACCGCCGCCGCCGAAGTCCTGGGCGGCGCACGCGGACGCGGACGTGGCCATCTGGACTCTCAAGCTGGCGCCCGGCGCGCGCTGGACGCTGCCGGCGGCGGCGCGTGGCAGCAACCGCATGTTGTACTTCTTCCTCGGCTCTGGGCTGCGTGTGGCGGGGCGTGCCATCGCGCCGTCGCACAGCATCGAATTGCGCGCGGATGTGGACGTGGAGCTGGAGAACGGCGCGGACGTGACGGAGCTGCTGCTCCTGCAGGGGCGTCCCATTGGCGAGCCCGTCGTGCAGTACGGCCCGTTCGTGATGAACTCGCGGCAGGAAATCCAGCAGGCCTTCGCGGACTACCAGCGCACGGGCTTCGGTGGCTGGCCCTGGCCGAGCAACGACCCCGTCCACGCGAGGGAGGAAGGCCGCTTCGCGCGGCATGCCGACGGCCGGCTCGAACGGCCGGTCTGA
- a CDS encoding FAD-dependent oxidoreductase has protein sequence MFIIVLGCGVSGLSCGIRLAEAGHAVEIRARELPPHTTSDVAAAVWYPYRVYPQALVNAWGRRTYEVFQQLSREHSEAGIVMVSGVDAFRTPVPDPWWRDGVPDFRRAAAEELPPGFVDGYGFSAPVVEMPRYLRFLMDRFRTLGGRIVQREVRSLEEAWADVPLVINCTGLGARALVGDETLYPVQGEVLRVEPSPVDRFVFDADETEGVAYVIPRATDCILGGTTVEGSWSLEPDPAQVEGILSRTAPLLPPGTRVHVVEHKVGLRPGRPAVRLEAEDVGGRRVIHNYGHGGAGVTLSWGCAEEVVSLVR, from the coding sequence ATGTTCATCATCGTCCTGGGCTGCGGGGTGTCGGGACTTTCCTGCGGCATCCGCCTGGCCGAGGCCGGGCACGCGGTGGAAATCCGGGCGCGGGAGCTGCCGCCGCACACCACGTCCGATGTCGCGGCCGCCGTCTGGTATCCGTACCGGGTCTACCCCCAGGCGCTCGTCAACGCATGGGGGCGGCGGACCTACGAGGTCTTCCAGCAACTGAGCCGCGAGCACTCCGAGGCGGGCATCGTCATGGTCTCTGGAGTCGACGCGTTCCGGACACCCGTGCCAGACCCGTGGTGGCGGGACGGCGTGCCGGACTTCCGCCGGGCCGCCGCGGAGGAACTGCCTCCGGGCTTCGTGGACGGCTACGGCTTCAGCGCTCCCGTCGTGGAGATGCCCCGCTACCTGCGCTTCCTGATGGACCGCTTCCGGACGCTGGGCGGGCGCATCGTCCAGCGCGAGGTGCGCTCGCTGGAGGAGGCCTGGGCGGACGTGCCGCTCGTCATCAACTGCACGGGCCTGGGCGCCCGCGCGCTGGTGGGCGACGAGACGCTGTACCCCGTCCAGGGCGAGGTGCTGCGCGTGGAGCCCTCACCGGTGGACCGGTTCGTCTTCGACGCGGACGAGACGGAAGGCGTCGCATACGTCATCCCCCGCGCCACGGACTGCATCCTTGGAGGCACGACGGTGGAGGGGAGCTGGTCGCTGGAGCCCGACCCGGCGCAGGTGGAGGGCATCCTGTCGCGCACCGCGCCGCTGCTCCCGCCGGGGACTCGGGTGCACGTCGTCGAGCACAAGGTGGGGCTGCGCCCCGGCCGGCCCGCCGTGCGGCTGGAGGCGGAGGACGTGGGTGGGCGCAGGGTCATCCACAACTACGGCCACGGCGGCGCGGGCGTGACGCTGTCGTGGGGCTGTGCCGAGGAAGTGGTCTCGCTGGTGCGGTGA
- a CDS encoding MarR family winged helix-turn-helix transcriptional regulator, with translation MAKLTAAGELLTELVLEVFRVNGLALEAGDALTESLGLSSARWQVLGVVDHEPAPVANVARVMGLARQSVQQTADALERDGFIEYRENPHHRRAKLIALTARGREALQKVEARQATWANQLAAGMDAKALRSAAEGLRQVRQRLEEDTAADSRAGGAR, from the coding sequence ATGGCGAAGCTCACGGCAGCGGGAGAGCTCCTCACGGAGCTGGTGCTGGAGGTATTCCGAGTCAACGGCCTGGCGCTGGAGGCGGGCGACGCGCTGACGGAGTCCCTGGGACTCAGCAGCGCCCGCTGGCAGGTGCTTGGCGTGGTGGACCACGAGCCAGCGCCGGTGGCGAATGTCGCCCGCGTCATGGGGCTTGCCCGGCAGAGCGTGCAGCAGACCGCCGACGCGCTGGAGCGCGATGGCTTCATCGAGTACCGGGAGAATCCGCACCACCGTCGCGCGAAGCTCATCGCGTTGACGGCCCGGGGCCGCGAGGCGCTCCAGAAGGTCGAGGCCCGCCAGGCGACCTGGGCCAACCAGCTCGCCGCGGGAATGGACGCGAAGGCGCTGCGGTCAGCGGCGGAGGGACTGCGCCAGGTGCGGCAGCGCCTGGAGGAAGACACCGCCGCCGACAGCCGGGCGGGAGGCGCGCGATGA
- a CDS encoding beta-1,3-glucanase family protein has translation MSDTLPIQIVNKTPYADSDIWFVITGQKQPDMPGGKRFFPWYHLTDAKAGTLEQILPSDEKNGLLDYSINLGTGTDGGKMLLPALDGGARMYFSVKNKLKMKAAGIVGSPYFNNTTPNGWNTNGDNFGTLFDWWEFVNLPMDPKTGFNANLTQVDMVGIPMSLRVDGKDTPGGDVVGFKAGARSKILSQLKHTPGWGSLVIQHGGEDGVAIAPFHGIENGTFSMTYLDPYIDAVWAHYAASGSNRLWAEVETGIFFVGSVDASGNFVFERKGVSDAESPTPEFSKPTTFQVFANQVNAKAGGGIHGSEIQGALAPALNRTVLMSQDHLGVISGTEACKSTMRNSFQPWKGLTNYYAKVVHANAIDGRAYALGNDDNCDGSSFIVSRQPTGATITLEAF, from the coding sequence GTGTCAGACACACTTCCGATCCAGATCGTCAACAAGACGCCCTACGCGGACAGCGATATCTGGTTCGTCATCACCGGGCAGAAGCAGCCCGACATGCCGGGAGGGAAGCGCTTCTTTCCCTGGTACCATCTCACCGACGCGAAGGCCGGCACGCTCGAGCAGATCCTCCCGAGCGACGAGAAGAACGGACTCCTCGACTACAGCATCAATCTGGGGACCGGCACCGATGGCGGGAAGATGCTGCTGCCGGCGCTCGATGGCGGCGCGCGCATGTACTTCTCCGTCAAGAACAAGTTGAAGATGAAGGCGGCCGGCATCGTTGGCTCGCCCTATTTCAACAACACGACGCCGAACGGATGGAACACGAACGGCGACAACTTCGGCACGCTTTTCGACTGGTGGGAGTTCGTCAACCTTCCGATGGATCCGAAGACGGGCTTCAACGCGAATCTCACGCAGGTCGACATGGTCGGAATTCCGATGTCTTTGCGTGTGGACGGCAAGGACACGCCCGGCGGAGACGTGGTTGGCTTCAAAGCTGGCGCGCGCTCCAAAATCCTATCGCAACTCAAACACACCCCCGGCTGGGGCAGTCTCGTCATCCAGCACGGCGGTGAGGACGGAGTCGCCATCGCGCCGTTTCACGGCATCGAGAACGGTACGTTCAGCATGACGTACCTCGATCCGTACATCGACGCGGTGTGGGCGCACTACGCAGCCAGCGGCTCCAATCGCCTCTGGGCGGAGGTCGAGACCGGGATATTCTTCGTCGGGTCCGTCGATGCCTCGGGCAACTTCGTTTTTGAGAGGAAGGGCGTATCCGACGCCGAGTCCCCGACGCCGGAGTTCTCGAAGCCGACGACCTTCCAGGTGTTCGCCAACCAGGTCAACGCCAAGGCGGGCGGAGGCATCCACGGCTCCGAGATTCAAGGTGCTCTCGCACCGGCGCTCAATCGAACGGTGCTGATGTCGCAGGACCACCTGGGCGTCATCAGCGGAACCGAAGCGTGCAAATCGACGATGCGCAACAGCTTCCAGCCGTGGAAGGGCCTCACGAACTACTACGCCAAGGTGGTGCACGCCAACGCCATCGACGGCCGCGCGTACGCGCTCGGCAACGACGACAACTGCGACGGCAGCTCGTTCATCGTCTCGCGCCAGCCGACGGGGGCGACGATCACGCTCGAGGCCTTCTAG
- a CDS encoding aminotransferase class I/II-fold pyridoxal phosphate-dependent enzyme, whose product MEASSPQSVLGPRRYRNNEKLIAVGDRGWQHAAENGLIGIKVDFESNNRLVDTRTGHEFMTLCSCSYLGLNHHPKILQGSIDALREAGTNSLAMSTLRIRLNLMARMEEGMRDLYGCPTLPGATCSALTAGILPLLASGHVTEDGQPRVMVFDRFCHFSMAYIKPICGDESLVLTSPHNDLNYLEDVCKKYPRVAYVADGAYSMGGLTALEGLLQLQERYGLFLYIDDSHSLSITGERGEGYVRSRLKMNPLTMIVASLAKAFGSSGGIAMLGSEKIFDFLYRNAGPLAWSQNLQTPSLGASLASIELHRSPELRQLQDQLQRNIQHFDSQFPSPHAGNGMPIRLIQVGEEERAIRLSSELYQRGYYCSAVFFPVVARGEAGVRVMMRADMTLEQVRTFCDDVKDILSHF is encoded by the coding sequence ATGGAAGCAAGCAGCCCGCAGAGCGTCTTGGGTCCCCGGCGCTACCGCAACAACGAGAAGCTCATCGCCGTGGGTGACCGTGGCTGGCAGCACGCCGCGGAGAACGGGCTCATCGGCATCAAGGTGGACTTCGAGTCGAACAACCGGCTCGTCGACACCCGGACGGGCCACGAGTTCATGACGCTGTGCTCATGCTCGTACCTGGGCCTCAACCACCACCCGAAGATCCTCCAGGGCTCCATCGACGCGCTGCGGGAGGCCGGCACCAACAGCCTGGCCATGTCCACCCTCCGCATCCGCCTGAACCTGATGGCGCGCATGGAGGAGGGAATGCGCGACTTGTACGGCTGCCCCACCCTGCCGGGCGCCACGTGCAGCGCGCTGACCGCGGGCATCCTCCCGCTGCTGGCCTCCGGCCACGTCACCGAGGACGGCCAGCCGCGCGTCATGGTGTTCGACCGCTTCTGTCACTTCTCCATGGCCTACATCAAACCCATCTGCGGCGATGAGAGCCTGGTGCTGACGAGCCCGCACAACGACCTCAACTACCTGGAGGACGTCTGCAAGAAGTACCCCCGCGTGGCCTACGTGGCGGACGGGGCCTACTCCATGGGCGGGCTGACGGCGCTGGAGGGGCTGCTCCAGCTCCAGGAGCGTTACGGGCTGTTCCTCTACATCGACGACTCGCACTCGCTGTCCATCACCGGCGAGCGCGGCGAGGGCTACGTGCGCTCGCGGCTGAAGATGAACCCGCTGACGATGATCGTCGCCTCGCTGGCCAAGGCGTTCGGCAGCTCGGGCGGCATCGCCATGCTGGGCAGCGAGAAGATCTTCGACTTCCTCTACCGCAACGCGGGGCCGCTGGCCTGGTCGCAGAACCTCCAGACGCCCTCGCTGGGCGCGTCGCTGGCCAGCATCGAGCTGCACCGCTCGCCGGAGCTGCGCCAGCTCCAGGACCAGCTCCAGCGCAACATCCAGCACTTCGACAGCCAGTTTCCCTCGCCGCACGCGGGCAACGGGATGCCCATCCGCCTCATCCAGGTGGGCGAGGAGGAGCGCGCCATCCGGCTGTCCTCGGAGCTGTACCAGCGCGGCTACTACTGCTCGGCGGTGTTCTTCCCCGTGGTCGCCCGGGGCGAGGCGGGGGTGCGCGTGATGATGCGCGCGGACATGACGCTCGAGCAGGTCCGCACCTTCTGCGACGACGTCAAGGACATCCTCTCCCACTTCTGA
- a CDS encoding strictosidine synthase family protein: MRKKFFAGLGVLLLVLSGFIVKTLADAGQFKHLVPHFAGRCTPVSGMPGAEDITFHPTLGYAYVSSDDRRATLAGRPVQGGIYRLDPASSAPPVLLTGAFKQAFHPHGLSLFVAPDGAQTLFVVNHPEPGQHQVERFQVGADGMLIHRQTLRDAALVSPNDLVAVDAERFYVTNDHHFPPGAPRVVEEYLQLAIGNVLYFDGQGFREVISGTSYANGINRSADGRTVYLAQVVGRSLSVYARDADSGALTHRQTFPLGSGPDNIEVDARGDLWVASHPKLLDFVAHAKDVSGATRAPAQVLRLKSSGDTFEMEEVFLDDGRQTAGSAVAAVSGKWMLLGPVFEPDLLRCELP; the protein is encoded by the coding sequence ATGAGAAAGAAGTTTTTCGCAGGGCTCGGCGTACTGCTCCTCGTGCTGTCCGGTTTCATCGTGAAGACGCTCGCGGACGCGGGCCAGTTCAAGCACCTCGTCCCCCACTTCGCCGGCCGCTGCACCCCGGTGTCCGGCATGCCCGGCGCCGAGGACATCACCTTCCATCCAACGCTCGGCTACGCCTACGTCTCGTCGGATGACCGCCGCGCCACGCTGGCCGGGCGCCCCGTGCAGGGAGGCATCTATCGCCTCGACCCGGCGAGCTCCGCGCCCCCCGTGCTGCTGACGGGAGCGTTCAAGCAGGCCTTCCACCCACATGGCCTCAGCCTCTTCGTCGCCCCGGACGGCGCGCAGACCCTGTTTGTGGTCAACCACCCGGAGCCGGGCCAGCATCAGGTGGAACGGTTCCAGGTTGGTGCGGACGGGATGCTCATCCACCGTCAGACGCTGCGAGACGCGGCCCTGGTCTCCCCCAATGACCTGGTGGCGGTGGACGCCGAGCGCTTCTACGTGACGAACGACCACCACTTCCCGCCGGGCGCCCCGCGGGTCGTGGAGGAGTACCTGCAGCTCGCCATCGGCAACGTGCTCTATTTCGACGGCCAGGGCTTCCGGGAGGTCATCAGCGGCACGTCCTACGCCAATGGCATCAACCGCTCCGCGGACGGGCGGACGGTGTACCTCGCGCAGGTGGTCGGACGCTCGCTGTCCGTCTACGCGCGGGACGCGGACTCGGGCGCACTGACGCATCGGCAGACGTTCCCGCTGGGGAGCGGGCCGGACAACATCGAGGTGGATGCGAGAGGCGACCTGTGGGTTGCCTCCCACCCGAAGCTGCTCGACTTCGTGGCCCACGCGAAGGACGTGTCCGGGGCGACGCGAGCTCCCGCGCAGGTGCTGCGGCTGAAGTCCTCGGGAGACACGTTCGAGATGGAGGAGGTGTTCCTCGACGATGGCCGACAGACAGCCGGCAGCGCCGTCGCGGCGGTCTCCGGGAAATGGATGCTGCTCGGCCCCGTCTTCGAACCGGACCTGCTCCGCTGCGAGCTGCCATGA
- a CDS encoding LysR substrate-binding domain-containing protein, with amino-acid sequence MPLPSDWLPALAAFESAARHQNFAHAAEELHLTASAVSHHVRKLEAQLGVALFQRHARGVSLTAEGRQLADTASSAMADIDGVLRGLSAARDERNRVRINTLHSLTYTWLLPRLPAFTTLHPHIRIQIDTEASLARFDEGGPDLAIRHGEGHWTGLTAHHLMDDALFPVASPRLAGLQDVRDAADVAKLPLVRDLSRQGWADWFRAAGVRDAQFDERHGFSDTTDALKAAVHGLGAALGREQIVAPYLADGSLVRLPGPTLPARFGYFVVYPAHRRLRSAARTFVDWVLQQPARPPAELPRTR; translated from the coding sequence ATGCCTCTTCCCTCCGACTGGCTCCCGGCCCTGGCGGCCTTCGAGTCCGCCGCCCGTCACCAGAACTTCGCCCACGCGGCGGAGGAGCTGCACCTCACGGCCAGCGCGGTCAGCCACCATGTGCGCAAGCTGGAGGCGCAGCTCGGCGTCGCCCTCTTCCAGCGCCACGCGCGCGGCGTGTCCCTGACGGCGGAGGGACGCCAGCTCGCGGACACGGCCAGCAGCGCGATGGCGGACATCGACGGCGTGCTGCGGGGCCTCAGCGCCGCGCGCGACGAGCGCAACCGCGTGCGCATCAACACGCTGCACTCGCTGACGTACACCTGGCTGCTGCCGCGCCTGCCGGCCTTCACCACCCTGCACCCGCACATCCGCATCCAGATTGACACGGAGGCCTCGCTGGCACGCTTCGACGAAGGCGGCCCCGACCTGGCCATCCGCCACGGAGAGGGCCACTGGACGGGGCTGACGGCGCACCACCTGATGGACGACGCCCTCTTCCCCGTGGCCTCGCCTCGACTGGCCGGCCTCCAGGACGTCCGGGACGCGGCGGATGTCGCGAAGCTGCCGCTGGTGCGGGACTTGTCGCGCCAGGGCTGGGCGGACTGGTTCCGCGCGGCGGGAGTACGCGACGCGCAATTCGACGAGCGCCACGGCTTCAGCGACACCACGGACGCGCTGAAGGCGGCGGTGCACGGGCTGGGCGCGGCGCTCGGGCGCGAGCAGATTGTGGCGCCGTACCTCGCGGATGGGAGTCTCGTGCGCCTGCCCGGCCCCACCCTGCCCGCGCGCTTCGGCTACTTCGTGGTGTACCCGGCGCACCGGCGGCTGCGGTCGGCGGCGCGGACCTTCGTCGACTGGGTGCTCCAGCAACCCGCCCGTCCGCCCGCGGAGCTTCCCCGGACCCGGTAG
- a CDS encoding MaoC family dehydratase: protein MEGTGITGYKQLGPQRYREVLGFHYEDFTVGDVFEHRPGRTVTEADNVLMNTLSMNPSPLHLDAAYCEQTVWGRPLISSLVTFSIVCGMSVRSTSGRATANLGWDKIRLTHPVFAGDTLYAESRILAKRLSTRRTGEGIVTCETVGLTSKGEVFLSFERSFLVPTRERAVEERARY, encoded by the coding sequence ATGGAGGGCACCGGAATCACCGGCTACAAGCAGCTCGGACCGCAGCGGTACCGGGAGGTCCTCGGTTTTCACTACGAGGACTTCACCGTGGGGGACGTCTTCGAGCACCGGCCCGGCAGGACGGTGACGGAGGCCGACAACGTCCTGATGAACACGCTGAGCATGAACCCGTCACCGCTGCACCTGGACGCCGCGTACTGCGAGCAGACGGTGTGGGGCCGGCCGCTCATCTCCAGCCTGGTGACGTTCAGCATCGTCTGCGGGATGAGCGTGCGCAGCACGAGCGGCAGGGCCACCGCCAATCTCGGCTGGGACAAGATCCGCCTCACCCACCCCGTCTTCGCGGGCGACACGCTCTACGCGGAGAGCCGCATCCTGGCGAAGCGGCTGTCCACCCGCCGGACGGGAGAGGGAATCGTCACCTGCGAGACGGTGGGCCTCACGTCGAAGGGCGAGGTCTTCCTCTCCTTCGAGCGCAGCTTCCTCGTGCCAACCCGCGAGCGGGCCGTCGAGGAAAGGGCCAGGTACTGA
- a CDS encoding oxidoreductase, translated as MRVWFITGASRGLGALITAEALAAGDAVVATARDPRSLTAKFGEHPRLLAAALDVTQEVQARAAVEAAVARFGRIDVLVNNAGFGLLSAVEEASARDVERVFSTNVFGLLAVTRAVLPQMRRQRSGHVINMSSVGGYASSQGWGVYCATKFAVEGLTEALHAELAPLGIKVTVVEPGYFRTDFLDGQSLSVSEPIADYAASSGVTRSSATTLNHAQPGNPHKLAKAMLTLVDAERPPLRLPLGSDTVAVVEAKNRQVAEELAAWRELAVSTDGFDATV; from the coding sequence ATGCGCGTCTGGTTCATCACTGGAGCTTCCCGTGGTCTTGGCGCCCTCATCACCGCCGAGGCCCTGGCCGCCGGCGACGCCGTCGTCGCCACCGCGAGGGACCCCAGGAGCCTCACCGCGAAGTTCGGCGAGCACCCGCGCCTGCTCGCCGCCGCGCTCGACGTCACCCAGGAGGTGCAGGCCCGCGCCGCGGTGGAGGCGGCCGTGGCGCGCTTCGGCCGCATCGACGTGCTGGTGAACAACGCCGGCTTCGGCCTGCTCAGCGCGGTGGAGGAGGCCAGCGCTCGCGACGTGGAGCGCGTGTTCTCCACCAATGTCTTCGGCCTCCTCGCCGTCACCCGCGCGGTGCTGCCGCAGATGCGGCGCCAGCGCTCGGGCCACGTCATCAACATGTCCTCCGTCGGCGGCTACGCCTCCTCCCAGGGCTGGGGCGTCTACTGCGCCACCAAGTTCGCGGTGGAGGGGCTCACGGAAGCGCTGCATGCCGAGCTGGCGCCGCTCGGCATCAAGGTGACGGTGGTGGAGCCCGGCTACTTCCGCACGGACTTCCTCGACGGGCAGTCCCTCTCCGTGTCCGAGCCCATCGCCGACTACGCCGCGTCGTCCGGTGTCACCCGCTCCTCCGCCACGACGCTGAACCACGCGCAGCCGGGCAACCCCCACAAGCTGGCGAAGGCCATGCTCACGCTGGTGGACGCGGAGCGGCCGCCGCTGCGGCTGCCCCTGGGGAGCGACACGGTCGCCGTCGTCGAAGCCAAGAACCGGCAGGTCGCCGAGGAGCTCGCCGCATGGCGCGAGCTGGCCGTGTCCACCGACGGGTTCGACGCGACGGTGTGA